The following coding sequences are from one Paenibacillus sp. FSL R5-0912 window:
- a CDS encoding ABC transporter ATP-binding protein, translating to MIIMQANKIHKTYGNKFNKQEVLKGIDLQVNKGEFVGIMGPSGSGKTTLLNVLSSIDRVSQGTIEIEGKMFTGMKEKQLAEFRKSHLGFIFQDYNLLDTLTVKENVMLPLSITGMSKKEAHQKFEQVSGELGIYELKDKYPAEISGGQKQRTSAARAFVHDPSIIFADEPTGALDSKSASDLLNKLSAMNSKREATIVMVTHDAAAASYCTRVVFIRDGQIYTQLNKGDESRQSFFNDIINTQGVLGGAAE from the coding sequence ATGATTATCATGCAGGCTAACAAAATCCATAAAACCTATGGCAACAAATTTAATAAGCAGGAAGTATTAAAGGGAATCGATCTTCAGGTAAATAAAGGTGAGTTCGTGGGGATCATGGGTCCTTCCGGTTCCGGCAAAACGACACTGCTGAATGTCCTGTCCTCCATCGACCGGGTGAGCCAGGGGACCATTGAGATTGAGGGCAAGATGTTCACGGGAATGAAGGAGAAGCAGCTGGCGGAGTTCCGCAAATCTCATCTCGGGTTTATTTTTCAGGACTACAATCTGCTGGATACGCTGACCGTGAAGGAGAATGTGATGCTGCCGCTCTCCATCACAGGCATGTCCAAGAAAGAGGCGCATCAGAAATTCGAGCAGGTGTCCGGCGAGCTGGGAATCTATGAGCTGAAGGACAAATATCCGGCGGAAATCTCCGGCGGGCAGAAGCAGCGTACGTCGGCAGCGCGGGCGTTTGTGCATGATCCTAGTATTATTTTTGCCGATGAGCCTACGGGCGCACTGGATTCCAAATCAGCTTCCGACCTGCTGAACAAGCTCTCTGCTATGAACAGTAAACGTGAGGCCACTATAGTGATGGTCACGCATGATGCGGCTGCCGCAAGCTATTGCACCCGGGTGGTGTTCATCCGTGACGGGCAAATTTACACCCAGCTGAATAAAGGCGATGAATCACGGCAGTCCTTCTTCAACGATATTATCAATACTCAAGGGGTGCTTGGCGGTGCTGCCGAGTGA
- a CDS encoding FtsX-like permease family protein produces the protein MSLNYIILRNLKKNIKNYYLYVFALIFSVALYFSFVTLQFDPAMDEVGASIKGGAAIGASSVLLIAIVAIFLLYANTIFIKRRSKEIGLFQLIGLTKGKIFTLLSAENLILYFGSMFIGIGAGFIMSRLVLMILFKILAIQNLAKLRFSPEALERTILVFAAVYVLIMIMNYTFIKAQSILSLFKATSTTQQRIRKMPLWEIVMGLLGIACIGGGYYISSQLFGGKYTDMTELMIAMIVILALVIIGTYLFYKGSVSFIFNMIRKSKKGYLSINEVLSLSSIMFRMKSNALLLTIITTVSALAIGLLSLSYISYYSVETSARESSPHDFGFIRQEAEAKFLQALDKEKIGYEVLEIPNIAVFLNVEDIIERYNFKEDALTNITATVISDSSLKGMDLHPGEVLMTGYNNTLKSMVTFKDSGEIGFITKDSTITQQLTGLSDKSVLPYYYGAGLMGVVVVDDTVFTELVKHKDPKAQRKTSDSDLYYGINLTDQSQAKQAHEIYLDQKPEFPSFSQYEFELNQRTSMGLIMFIVGFLGLTFLITSGCILYFKQMDEGEEEKDGYTILRKLGFTQGDLLRGIQFKQLFNFGIPLVVGLCHSYFAVKSGWFLFGTEMLTPMFVVMAVYTVLYSIFGLLSVLYYKRVIRESL, from the coding sequence GTGAGCCTGAATTACATCATCCTGCGCAATTTGAAGAAGAATATTAAAAACTATTATCTGTACGTCTTCGCGCTTATTTTCAGTGTTGCTCTATATTTCTCGTTCGTAACGCTGCAATTTGATCCGGCAATGGACGAGGTTGGTGCTTCGATCAAAGGCGGTGCAGCTATCGGAGCCTCTTCTGTCCTGTTGATTGCTATTGTCGCCATTTTCCTGCTCTATGCGAATACGATTTTCATCAAGCGGCGCAGTAAGGAGATCGGGCTGTTCCAGCTGATTGGGCTGACGAAGGGGAAGATCTTCACGCTGCTGAGTGCGGAGAATCTGATTCTGTATTTCGGGTCCATGTTTATCGGTATTGGTGCAGGGTTCATCATGTCCCGGCTGGTTCTGATGATTCTGTTTAAAATTCTAGCCATCCAGAATCTAGCCAAGCTGCGGTTCTCCCCGGAGGCGCTGGAGCGGACGATTCTGGTGTTTGCCGCCGTGTATGTGCTGATTATGATCATGAACTACACCTTCATCAAAGCGCAAAGTATCCTGTCCCTCTTCAAGGCGACATCCACGACCCAGCAGCGTATCCGTAAAATGCCGCTGTGGGAAATTGTTATGGGACTGCTCGGCATTGCCTGCATCGGCGGTGGATATTATATTTCCAGCCAGCTGTTTGGCGGGAAATATACAGATATGACTGAGCTTATGATCGCGATGATCGTGATCCTGGCACTGGTCATCATCGGTACTTATCTATTCTATAAAGGTTCGGTAAGCTTTATTTTTAATATGATCCGTAAGAGCAAGAAAGGTTACCTGTCAATCAATGAGGTGCTGTCACTCTCATCGATTATGTTCCGCATGAAGTCAAATGCCCTGCTGCTTACCATTATTACGACGGTGTCCGCACTCGCGATCGGCCTGTTGTCACTGAGCTACATTTCTTATTATTCGGTGGAAACCTCAGCAAGGGAAAGCTCGCCGCATGATTTCGGCTTTATCCGGCAGGAGGCTGAGGCTAAGTTCCTTCAGGCACTGGATAAGGAGAAGATAGGTTATGAAGTGCTGGAGATTCCTAACATCGCGGTCTTTCTAAATGTTGAGGACATTATTGAGAGATATAATTTTAAGGAAGACGCATTAACGAACATCACTGCTACCGTAATCAGTGACAGCAGCTTGAAGGGAATGGATTTGCACCCGGGTGAGGTACTGATGACGGGTTACAACAATACGCTCAAAAGCATGGTAACCTTTAAAGACAGTGGTGAAATCGGGTTTATTACCAAAGACAGCACCATCACGCAGCAGCTCACCGGTTTATCTGACAAATCTGTCCTTCCTTATTATTATGGCGCCGGGCTAATGGGAGTGGTTGTGGTCGATGATACGGTCTTTACTGAACTGGTTAAGCATAAAGATCCGAAAGCTCAGAGGAAAACATCGGACAGCGATTTATATTACGGGATTAATCTGACCGATCAATCACAGGCCAAACAGGCCCATGAGATCTATCTGGACCAGAAGCCGGAATTTCCGAGCTTCTCGCAATATGAATTTGAGCTCAACCAACGGACCAGCATGGGCTTAATTATGTTCATTGTCGGGTTCCTCGGTTTGACCTTCCTGATCACCTCCGGCTGTATTCTCTATTTCAAGCAGATGGATGAAGGCGAGGAGGAGAAGGACGGATATACCATTCTGCGCAAGCTGGGCTTCACTCAGGGAGATCTGCTGCGCGGCATCCAGTTCAAGCAGCTGTTCAATTTCGGCATTCCGCTGGTTGTCGGTCTCTGCCACAGCTACTTCGCGGTAAAGTCGGGCTGGTTCCTGTTCGGTACGGAAATGCTTACTCCGATGTTTGTGGTTATGGCGGTCTATACCGTGCTGTATTCAATCTTCGGCCTGCTGTCCGTGCTGTATTACAAGCGCGTGATCCGGGAATCATTATAA
- a CDS encoding transposase: protein MLGLFFLGIEKGVPPQVLEDIGDQTNTRERKEVIPIYSIRQEELFSFKELFLMRPEDKYSQIFEHLDLAKVLHVLRKKNNRGRPEQLNVPAMIYSLLIAKMENIEFVSSLVWRLTHSEEFRAQCRFTGSDNIPSESSYSRLIHALEHTGMLEKLQDTLVTSALEEGFVTGTHIAVDSSMVEAWDCQFSESAAKRRAARRGQKPNEAPGAQQLQFKLPEPEPEAAVNEPPKKPVYDKRGRPTNAARERRRQEQEAYDQSLGPFQKTIEAMLPYTYDELLAALPRHAARCDKKNTKGRMTSYYGFKANLLVDTDCQYILSGLFSSANPNDQRMAVILLKGLPLKFPTLKVKHILGDKGYDCASIYQLIHSLGAYPAIPMIHRKDPPEGMNVDYTPVCSQGHAYRYDSFDAKYETLKYTQPSECTGCPLLGSGCQKVFKIRIQTDLRKHTYPARGSESFTELYKKRTAVERVFAYLKEYFGMKRTRHRGVRASVDFQLSTLAYNLSKFALDKLNKQLSKSQQVA, encoded by the coding sequence TTGCTGGGACTGTTTTTTTTAGGCATAGAAAAAGGAGTACCTCCCCAAGTTCTCGAAGATATAGGCGACCAAACCAACACCCGAGAACGAAAAGAGGTAATCCCTATCTATTCCATTCGACAAGAAGAACTGTTTTCCTTCAAGGAATTGTTCCTGATGCGCCCGGAAGATAAATACAGCCAAATCTTTGAACACTTAGATCTCGCCAAGGTTCTGCACGTTCTTCGGAAAAAGAACAACCGGGGCCGGCCCGAACAACTGAATGTACCTGCCATGATCTATTCCTTGCTCATCGCTAAAATGGAGAACATCGAGTTTGTTTCTTCCCTGGTCTGGCGTCTTACCCATAGCGAAGAGTTTCGGGCGCAGTGCCGATTTACCGGCTCCGATAATATCCCGAGCGAATCTTCGTATTCCCGTTTGATTCATGCGCTGGAGCACACGGGGATGCTTGAAAAACTGCAGGATACCTTGGTGACCTCTGCCCTAGAAGAAGGCTTTGTAACCGGCACACATATTGCCGTGGATTCCTCCATGGTCGAGGCTTGGGATTGCCAATTTAGCGAATCGGCCGCCAAGCGCCGTGCGGCTCGCCGAGGGCAAAAGCCAAATGAGGCTCCAGGAGCCCAGCAACTTCAGTTCAAACTTCCCGAGCCTGAGCCTGAGGCGGCTGTGAACGAACCACCGAAGAAACCCGTCTACGACAAGCGTGGACGTCCAACGAATGCGGCAAGGGAACGCCGGCGTCAGGAACAGGAAGCATATGACCAAAGTCTCGGACCGTTTCAGAAAACCATTGAAGCGATGTTACCTTACACGTATGACGAACTGCTGGCCGCGCTGCCCCGGCATGCCGCGCGTTGTGACAAGAAAAATACGAAGGGTCGAATGACGAGCTACTACGGTTTCAAGGCGAATCTGCTCGTCGATACGGACTGCCAGTATATCTTGAGCGGCCTCTTTAGTTCGGCGAATCCGAATGACCAGCGCATGGCCGTTATTCTTCTCAAAGGCCTGCCCCTGAAGTTTCCCACACTGAAGGTAAAGCATATCTTGGGCGACAAAGGGTACGACTGCGCGTCTATCTACCAGTTGATTCATTCGTTAGGTGCCTATCCGGCGATTCCCATGATTCACCGCAAAGATCCGCCCGAGGGAATGAACGTGGACTACACGCCGGTATGCTCCCAAGGACATGCCTACCGCTACGACAGTTTTGATGCCAAGTACGAAACGCTGAAGTATACCCAGCCGAGCGAGTGCACAGGCTGCCCACTACTGGGTTCCGGATGCCAAAAGGTGTTTAAAATCCGCATCCAAACGGATTTGCGTAAGCATACCTATCCCGCAAGAGGGAGCGAAAGCTTTACAGAGCTGTACAAAAAGCGTACGGCAGTGGAACGTGTTTTTGCCTATCTCAAAGAGTATTTTGGCATGAAACGCACACGTCACCGCGGCGTACGGGCAAGTGTCGATTTCCAGCTCAGTACACTAGCTTACAATCTTAGTAAGTTTGCATTGGACAAGTTGAACAAACAGTTGAGCAAATCCCAGCAAGTAGCCTGA
- a CDS encoding sensor histidine kinase translates to MIRKYITEKRSWLLLLAALQLIIIFVAYVDSAIPLLPVLYIVLLNTLLCLGFVFLRYSKETRFYRSLEAWDQIYDLHAVIEPGSPLEWIVHEAVIAQTDRYKRESSVNYHLLESEKDELLSWIHEVKTPLTAMQLMIERLPDETLQRQLMYEWLRIHHLLDQQLHQKRIPFMRNDLFIENVRLEPILNQEIRALKSWCISKGIGFDVDLEVEDVLTDGKWLAFMLRQLLTNAVKYSAASDILIRSGETDGHIVLTIEDSGQGIDPRDLPRIYDKGFTSSRERQDSAATGMGLYLTRQVAEPLLISIHAASVPGEGSIFTLTFPRENDFQRVTGM, encoded by the coding sequence ATGATAAGGAAATACATAACCGAGAAGCGGAGCTGGCTGCTGCTGCTTGCCGCCTTGCAGCTGATCATTATTTTCGTGGCCTATGTTGATTCTGCCATTCCCCTGCTGCCAGTGCTGTACATTGTGCTGCTGAATACACTGCTCTGTCTGGGCTTCGTATTTCTGCGGTATTCCAAGGAGACGAGGTTCTACAGAAGCCTGGAAGCCTGGGATCAGATCTATGACCTTCATGCTGTGATTGAGCCCGGCAGTCCGCTGGAGTGGATCGTCCATGAGGCGGTTATCGCCCAGACTGACAGGTACAAGCGGGAATCCTCCGTCAATTACCACCTGCTGGAGTCTGAGAAGGATGAGCTGCTGTCCTGGATTCATGAGGTCAAAACACCACTCACTGCCATGCAGCTGATGATTGAGCGGCTGCCGGATGAAACCCTGCAAAGACAGCTGATGTACGAATGGCTGCGGATTCATCATCTGCTCGACCAGCAGCTTCATCAGAAACGGATTCCTTTCATGCGCAATGATCTGTTCATTGAGAATGTAAGACTGGAGCCGATTCTGAATCAGGAGATCCGGGCGCTGAAATCATGGTGTATCTCCAAAGGAATCGGATTTGATGTAGACCTCGAGGTGGAAGACGTGCTGACCGACGGTAAATGGCTGGCCTTCATGCTCAGACAGCTGCTGACGAATGCGGTGAAATACAGCGCAGCCTCGGATATCCTGATCAGGAGCGGTGAAACGGACGGTCATATCGTGCTTACCATCGAAGACAGCGGCCAGGGCATTGATCCCAGGGATCTGCCGCGGATTTATGACAAAGGCTTCACGTCATCGCGCGAGCGTCAGGATAGCGCAGCCACCGGTATGGGCCTCTATCTGACCCGGCAGGTGGCGGAGCCGCTGCTGATTAGCATTCATGCAGCATCCGTACCCGGGGAAGGGAGTATATTTACGCTGACTTTCCCCCGGGAGAACGACTTTCAGAGAGTGACTGGCATGTGA
- a CDS encoding response regulator transcription factor, with product MFKIMLIEDDITLFGEIKERLSQWSYEVYGITNFGKVLQEFTEVKPDLVVIDIQLPQFDGFHWCRILRSHSNVPIIFLSSRDHPSDMVMSMQLGADDFIQKPFHFEVLIAKIQATLRRVYNYSSERTELKTWRGAAIEFVKNTVTNSQGAALLTKNEMLILKILIERKDQIVDREEMIKSLWDNEHFVSDNTLTVNVNRLRKKLEPLGLDSFIETKVGQGYMATEEAAE from the coding sequence TTGTTTAAAATTATGCTGATTGAAGACGACATCACCCTGTTCGGGGAGATTAAGGAAAGACTGTCCCAGTGGTCGTATGAGGTATACGGAATCACGAATTTCGGCAAGGTCCTGCAGGAATTTACGGAGGTGAAGCCGGATCTGGTGGTGATTGATATTCAGCTGCCGCAGTTCGACGGATTCCACTGGTGCCGGATTCTGCGGTCTCACTCCAACGTGCCGATTATCTTCCTCTCCTCCCGTGATCATCCGAGTGATATGGTGATGTCCATGCAGCTGGGAGCGGATGACTTCATTCAGAAGCCGTTTCACTTCGAAGTGCTGATTGCCAAAATCCAGGCCACACTCCGCCGGGTCTACAATTATAGCTCCGAACGTACAGAGCTGAAGACCTGGCGCGGGGCAGCGATTGAATTCGTGAAGAATACAGTAACTAACAGCCAGGGAGCGGCTCTTCTGACCAAGAACGAGATGCTGATCCTGAAAATACTCATCGAACGCAAAGATCAGATTGTGGACCGCGAAGAGATGATTAAGAGCTTATGGGACAATGAGCATTTCGTGAGTGACAATACCCTTACGGTGAACGTAAACCGGCTGCGCAAAAAGCTCGAACCGCTGGGACTGGATTCTTTCATTGAGACCAAGGTCGGGCAAGGGTATATGGCGACCGAAGAGGCGGCAGAATGA
- a CDS encoding DUF5677 domain-containing protein, with protein MYNEDDGADPKNHHRELWNTYEALAGFMGAQLIGHPFPQTMGSLVSLELMTKFHTSLLAERLLLNSGFCHEAYCILRLMLEYTITLKFILLQPDERAVRYLDDTAAASRPFDFDIPLMADETNMQEWLPVIEHPLSGCSSPLEAGDVLAKSCELTALMLETCRNR; from the coding sequence ATGTACAACGAGGATGACGGAGCTGATCCAAAGAATCACCACCGGGAATTATGGAATACATATGAGGCTCTGGCTGGATTCATGGGTGCGCAGCTGATCGGGCACCCTTTTCCGCAGACTATGGGGTCTCTTGTTTCGCTTGAGCTGATGACCAAATTCCATACGTCATTGCTGGCAGAACGCCTGCTGCTGAACTCAGGTTTCTGCCATGAGGCTTATTGCATACTGCGCCTGATGCTCGAATATACGATTACCTTGAAATTCATTCTGCTCCAGCCCGATGAAAGGGCTGTGCGCTATTTGGATGACACCGCCGCAGCTTCCCGGCCGTTTGATTTCGACATTCCGCTGATGGCAGACGAAACCAATATGCAGGAGTGGCTACCTGTCATTGAACACCCTCTTTCCGGCTGCTCCAGCCCGCTAGAAGCCGGTGATGTGCTGGCGAAATCCTGTGAGCTGACAGCCCTGATGCTGGAAACCTGCCGGAATAGATAA
- a CDS encoding LacI family DNA-binding transcriptional regulator: MANIKDIAKLAGVSVTTVSRVLNGHPYVSKAKREAVLQAMETADYERNINAVHLSRGRTNLIGVVVPYITRPYFGMVVEGIADEAIKDNYKLVLIQSNYEVERELDALMMLKLKQIDALIICSRTCSWEIVDEYTQYGPIIVLEDGRGHHVSSIFMDHYQSFTRALTYLRGKGHDKVGYCLARQSSPNSNLREAAYRDFYMNRNEAYNHDYMFYDCVQLEDGEWIMQRILKMDDPPTALLVTSDQVAAGILSFCRENGIEVPGQLAIVGFDNQPIARMMHITTFEIPLVEIGRRALLQAVDGGQAHEEIQLNMIERQTV, translated from the coding sequence ATGGCGAATATCAAAGATATTGCGAAGCTGGCCGGAGTCTCGGTCACAACGGTATCCCGTGTTCTTAACGGTCATCCTTATGTAAGCAAGGCGAAGAGGGAAGCCGTTCTGCAGGCCATGGAGACGGCTGATTATGAACGTAATATTAATGCAGTCCATCTAAGCAGGGGCAGGACGAACCTGATTGGGGTGGTCGTTCCCTATATCACGCGGCCGTATTTCGGGATGGTCGTTGAAGGAATAGCGGATGAGGCTATCAAGGATAATTATAAGCTGGTGCTGATTCAGTCCAACTATGAAGTGGAGCGGGAGCTGGATGCACTGATGATGCTGAAGCTGAAACAAATTGATGCGCTGATTATCTGTTCGCGGACCTGCAGCTGGGAGATTGTTGACGAGTATACGCAGTACGGGCCTATTATTGTGCTGGAGGATGGCAGGGGACATCATGTGTCATCCATATTTATGGATCATTATCAGAGCTTCACCCGTGCGCTTACCTATTTGAGGGGCAAAGGCCATGACAAGGTCGGCTATTGCCTGGCCAGACAGTCCAGTCCTAACAGCAATTTAAGAGAGGCGGCCTACCGGGACTTCTATATGAACCGGAATGAAGCCTATAACCATGACTATATGTTCTATGATTGTGTACAGCTGGAAGACGGGGAATGGATTATGCAGCGGATTCTGAAGATGGACGACCCTCCAACTGCCCTGCTGGTTACCAGTGATCAGGTGGCGGCGGGAATTCTGTCCTTTTGCCGGGAGAATGGGATAGAGGTGCCGGGTCAGCTTGCCATTGTAGGGTTCGACAATCAGCCGATCGCCAGAATGATGCACATCACGACCTTCGAGATACCGCTGGTGGAGATCGGCCGGAGGGCTTTGCTGCAGGCGGTGGACGGGGGCCAGGCCCATGAAGAGATTCAATTGAACATGATTGAGCGGCAGACCGTATGA
- a CDS encoding DUF1801 domain-containing protein yields MASSSKVPAAGRSKTVKLTGPEQVSLFLKELEHPLKDEIEEVRKIILSADEDITEQIKWNAPSFCYNQQDRVTMNLQGKGFFRLIFHTGAKVKEEAATVPLFTDTSGLLEWITGDRAVVKITDSTDLEFKRAELPALVARWMKETVQS; encoded by the coding sequence ATGGCCTCAAGCTCTAAAGTACCCGCAGCTGGGCGCAGCAAGACCGTGAAACTGACCGGACCGGAACAGGTATCCTTATTTCTGAAGGAGCTGGAGCATCCGCTTAAAGATGAGATCGAAGAAGTGCGGAAGATAATCCTGAGTGCGGATGAAGACATCACGGAGCAGATAAAGTGGAACGCGCCGAGTTTCTGCTACAACCAGCAAGACCGTGTAACCATGAACTTGCAGGGGAAAGGCTTCTTCCGGCTGATCTTCCATACCGGTGCGAAGGTGAAGGAGGAGGCTGCAACGGTACCCTTGTTCACGGATACTTCCGGACTGCTGGAGTGGATCACGGGAGATAGGGCCGTTGTGAAGATTACGGATAGTACGGATTTGGAGTTCAAGCGGGCGGAATTGCCTGCACTAGTCGCCAGATGGATGAAAGAGACTGTTCAAAGCTGA